From one Exiguobacterium acetylicum DSM 20416 genomic stretch:
- a CDS encoding fibronectin type III domain-containing protein, whose protein sequence is MNNFNKTLCLSAISLGLLASISDETFAAESKVKAIETSSSISLSWNAKGAYHKVYEGKKLIYKGIKKKLSIKGLKPDQLYSYRVATYTKSGKLIGFSTIKTSTTKSKNQNSFNKFSANTIQDDVSSEEDAPKEVILETNVGTDYADINWEKMEDNDGVYEIYRDGDLIGSTTNLSYRDENLTPATIYTYEIVAKKEVSQEKKMKLMKKSRNQIFHFLQTSLTVYMIDNNLLLDPLKQAKILVKKNYFLLFSHHFQMILMTNHIK, encoded by the coding sequence ATGAACAATTTCAACAAGACATTATGTTTATCAGCAATTTCTTTGGGGTTATTAGCTAGTATTAGTGATGAAACATTTGCAGCTGAGAGTAAAGTAAAAGCTATAGAAACAAGTAGCTCTATTTCTTTAAGTTGGAATGCAAAAGGTGCTTATCATAAAGTTTATGAAGGAAAAAAACTAATTTATAAAGGTATTAAAAAGAAATTAAGTATTAAAGGTTTAAAGCCTGATCAACTATACAGTTATCGAGTTGCAACTTACACTAAGTCTGGAAAATTAATAGGATTTTCTACGATAAAAACCTCTACAACTAAGTCAAAAAATCAAAATTCTTTTAATAAATTCTCTGCCAATACTATTCAAGATGACGTAAGTTCGGAAGAGGATGCTCCAAAAGAAGTTATTCTAGAAACAAATGTAGGAACTGATTATGCCGATATTAACTGGGAAAAAATGGAAGATAATGACGGTGTATATGAAATTTACCGAGATGGGGATTTGATTGGATCGACTACGAATTTATCATATAGAGATGAAAATTTGACCCCTGCAACTATTTATACTTATGAAATTGTTGCAAAAAAAGAAGTTTCTCAAGAAAAAAAGATGAAATTAATGAAAAAATCAAGGAACCAAATATTTCACTTTCTTCAAACGAGCTTGACGGTTTATATGATAGACAACAATCTATTATTAGATCCATTAAAACAAGCGAAAATATTAGTGAAAAAGAACTACTTTCTCCTGTTTTCCCATCATTTTCAAATGATTCTGATGACAAATCATATAAAATGA
- a CDS encoding DUF3238 domain-containing protein → MSSSSISPSKRSYFFRYTTFIPDKTVKNKNFLDYLGTSYLHGDNRGYDIWSSKYRTRSDVYAGWAFGSPAIDHSPSVGQSILYKDKAGKNVIKKATASTNGIKLSKDVLSKSKVAWRVNHDVGVPFAKSYPNITYYYEGTQYSNGSMKIRGAHDNAPNHEFYWGYAYSDLTPKTVFRHTGGSFFNLVPGMKQKYFEFSM, encoded by the coding sequence ATGAGTTCCAGTTCTATTAGCCCTTCAAAGAGATCGTATTTCTTTAGATATACAACATTTATCCCTGATAAAACAGTAAAAAATAAAAATTTCCTTGATTACTTGGGTACTAGTTATCTTCATGGTGATAACCGTGGATATGATATTTGGTCGTCTAAATATAGAACACGCTCAGATGTCTATGCCGGTTGGGCATTCGGCTCACCAGCAATTGACCATAGTCCAAGTGTTGGGCAAAGTATTTTATACAAAGATAAAGCAGGAAAAAATGTAATAAAAAAAGCTACTGCTTCAACGAATGGAATTAAACTTTCCAAAGATGTTTTATCGAAATCAAAAGTTGCTTGGAGAGTAAATCATGATGTAGGAGTACCTTTCGCAAAATCGTATCCTAACATTACTTATTACTACGAAGGTACTCAATATAGTAATGGAAGTATGAAAATTAGAGGGGCCCATGATAATGCTCCAAACCATGAATTTTATTGGGGATATGCTTACAGTGACCTTACACCTAAAACTGTATTTCGTCATACGGGGGGAAGCTTTTTTAATCTAGTTCCTGGAATGAAACAAAAATATTTTGAATTTTCTATGTAA